A window of Drosophila santomea strain STO CAGO 1482 unplaced genomic scaffold, Prin_Dsan_1.1 Segkk43_quiver_pilon_scaf, whole genome shotgun sequence genomic DNA:
GAAATAGTTTTCAGCAGCAGACTCTAAATTGACTTCACTGGATATACTGCTTAGTTTTGCAAATGATATTGGGCTCCCGGTGTCTATGAGGCATTCTGTAGTTAGTGGGGTTTTATAGCTACTGTGAAAAAAATCTTAACCTGCCTTACATAATTGTTGATATTGGCGCTCTTGCGCTCCGGGCATTGTCCGACGAAGTGTCCGAACGCTCCACAAGCGTAGCAGGATCCGGGCTCTCTCTTCGGCTTCAGGCACTCCTTGGCGAAGTGTCCTTTTGAGTTGCAGTTGGCGCAACGCAGATCCTTCTTAGCTGGGCCTCCTTCATAGAAGCGTTTTGGCGAACTATTATCCGGCTTGTGCTTTGGCAGACGTACTTCCGAGAAGGCTCTCAAAACCTGCATCGGTTCGGAAAAGCACTGTATGCGGGCCTGATTGCGTAGCGCTGGTGCCGGAATTCCTTCGATAATGTTTTCCAGGAGTTCCTCCAGATCGATGTTGATATCGTTGGCCAGCATCATCTTGTCTCGAAATAAGCCGCAAATTTCTCCTCTGAACGCATTCGCGCTTTTGGAATGCGCTCCTCAATTCTCCTTTGGACATTTTGACCCCAAA
This region includes:
- the LOC120457553 gene encoding zinc finger CCHC domain-containing protein 7-like, which gives rise to MQVLRAFSEVRLPKHKPDNSSPKRFYEGGPAKKDLRCANCNSKGHFAKECLKPKREPGSCYACGAFGHFVGQCPERKSANINNYNAS